The Candidatus Eisenbacteria bacterium genomic sequence TCTACGTGAAGCTCGACCGGTCGGAGGCGATTCTTCCTCCGCGCGAGCAGATCGCGCGGGACCGCTACCACCAAGGGGATCACATCAAGGCCTACATCATCGCGGTCGACAAGCTCGCGCGCGGCCCGCAGATCATCCTCTCGCGGACCCATCCCGAGTTTCTGCGCCGGCTGTTCGAAGCCGAGGTGCCGGAAGTGGCGGAGAAGATCATCGAGATCAAGGGAATCGCGCGCGAGCCCGGTTCCCGCGCGAAGGTCTCGGTGCTCTCGAATGACGACAAGATCGACGCGGTCGGCGCTTGCGTGGGGATCAAAGGCTCCCGCGTGCAGGCGATCGTCCGCGAGCTGGGGGGTGAGAAGATCGACATCGTGCCCTGGAGCCAGGACGCGGTCGTCTTTGTGACGCGCTCGCTCTCCCCCGCCAAGGTGCTCGAGGCGCAGATCGTCGAAGCGGAGCAGAAGATCCTTGTCACGGTCGCGGACGACCAGCTGTCGCTCGCGATCGGGAAGGGGGGCCAGAACGCGAGGCTCGCCGCAAAGCTCACGGGCTGGAAGATCGATCTGATCTCGAAGAGCGAGCGCGACCGGCAGAAGGACTTGGAGCGCCGCTCGCGGATCGATATCGAAGATTTGGAAGGGGCCGGTCCGAAGCTGCGCGAGAAGCTGATCCGCGCGGGCATCGAGACTGTGCAGGATCTGCTCCGCGCCCCCATGGAGGAGATTCTCGCGATCCAGGGAATCGGCGAGAAGACCGCCGAGAAGCTGATCGAGGAGGCGAAGGAGCTTCAGGAGAGGCGGGGTCGCGAGCTGGCCGAAGAGGCCGCGCGCGCGGCTGCCGCCGCAAGCGAGCAAGCGATCCTGGCCGACGCGGCGGGCGAAGAAACGCGCCCGGTCGCCGAGGAAGCGCCGGCGCAGGAGGGTGTCTTGGGCGCGCCCGAAGAGGCGCCCACGGAGGGAGAGCCCGCCGAGGCGGCGCAGCAGGAGAATTCGGGCGGAGATACCCAAGACGAAACGAGGAGCGATGCCAGTTAAGAAGCGGCGTGTGTACGAGGTGGCCAAGGACATGGGCATGTCCAGCGAGGCCCTCGTCCATATCCTGAAATCCCTCTCGGTCGAGGTGAAGAGCCACATGAGCTCGGTCGGGGACGATGTCGTCGATCAGGTTCGCTCGAAGCTCGCGCGCGAGAAGGAGGCCGTCAAGGAAGAGGAGGCCCGCAAGCGCGAGAAGGCCATCCTGGCCGCGAAAGCCGAGGCGGAGCGGCGCGGCTCGCCTCCGGGCCGCGGCCCCGGCGTGGCATTCAAGCTCGGCGGCAAGGCGGGGAAGAAGAAAAAGCGCGCCGTGGACGAGAAGCTCATCCGGGCCAGCGTGAAGCGCACGCTCGCCGAGATGGACGGGAGCAAGCGCCGCCACCACCGCCGCGAGCGCGAGGAGGGGGTCGCGGTCGGGGTGGAGGAAGCGCCCCGCCTGATCCGCGTGAGCGAATTCATCTCCGTCGCGGAGCTGGCCGGACAGATGGAGGTAAAGCCCCAGGAAGTGATCCAGGTTTGCATGCAGCTCGGCATCATGGCCAACATCAACCGCCGCCTCGACAAGGACTCGATCATGGCGGTCGCGGACGAATTCGGATACGGGGTCGAGTTCGTGAGCGAGCTGGGCGAGGAGGAGGTCGAGGTCGCCGAGGAGACCGGCGTCCTCAAGCCGCGCCCGCCGGTGGTCACGATCATGGGGCACGTGGACCACGGCAAGACATCGCTCCTGGACTACATCCGGAAAACCAATGTGATCGCGGGCGAGGCCGGCGGCATCACGCAGCACATCGGTGCTTACGAGGTCGAGCTGCCGCGGGGGCAGAAGATCACCTTCCTCGACACGCCCGGCCATGAAGCGTTCACCGCGATGCGCGCGCGCGGCGCGCAGGCCACCGACATCGTCGTCGTCGTCGTGGCCGCCGACGACCGCGTCATGCCCCAGACGATCGAGGCGATCGACCACGCGCGCGCGGCGAACGTTCCGATCATCGTCGCGATCAACAAGATCGACCTTCCCGGCGCGAATGTCGACCTCGTGCGCCAGGACCTGGCCAAGCAGAATCTCCTTCCGGAAGAGTGGGGAGGAAAGACGATCGCGGTGCCGATTTCCGCCAAGCTCGGGACCGGCGTCGACCGTCTGCTCGAGATGATCCTGCTCCAATCCGAGATCTTGGAGCTCAAGGCCGATCCGAATAAGCCCGCGCGCGGGGTCGTGATCGAGTCGCGCGTGGAGCAAGGGCGCGGGATCGTCGCTACGGTGCTCGTCCAGAAGGGGACGCTCCGCGGCGGAGATGCGTTCGTCGCCGGCGCGCAATCGGGCAAGGTCCGGGCGATGAACAACGAGCGCGGGGGGCGCGTGCCCGAAGCGGGACCTTCGACCCCCGTCGAGGTCCTGGGCTGGAGCGGCGCGCCGCAGGCGGGGGACACCTTCGCGGCGATGGCCGACGAGCGCGAAGCGCGCGAGGTGGCGGCGAAACGCGCGCAGCTCCAGCGGGAGCAGGAGTTCCGCCTCCACAAGCACGTCACGCTCACCGACCTGTATTCCCAGATCCAGTCGGGAAGCGTGGGCGAGCTTCTGGTCGTGCTCAAGGGGGACGTGGACGGATCCGTCGAGGCTCTCGAGGACTCCCTGACCAAGCTCACCACCGAGGAGGTCAAGCTCCGCGTGATCCACCGCGGCGTCGGCCAGATCAGCGAGTCCGATGTGCTCCTCGCCACCGCGTCGAAC encodes the following:
- the nusA gene encoding transcription termination/antitermination protein NusA, encoding MKAVAKETHTRGVNYELMEAMAQIAREKSVDKTILVETLEAGLLSAGRKRFGQTANIEVKFDEPSGRILMRLTRRVVEDTEDPAQEIDLEEAQQYEADARIGQDFVQELTLEDLGRNAIAAAKQVLVQRVREAERERIYEDYHDRVGEMVRGTVQQVDRGNIYVKLDRSEAILPPREQIARDRYHQGDHIKAYIIAVDKLARGPQIILSRTHPEFLRRLFEAEVPEVAEKIIEIKGIAREPGSRAKVSVLSNDDKIDAVGACVGIKGSRVQAIVRELGGEKIDIVPWSQDAVVFVTRSLSPAKVLEAQIVEAEQKILVTVADDQLSLAIGKGGQNARLAAKLTGWKIDLISKSERDRQKDLERRSRIDIEDLEGAGPKLREKLIRAGIETVQDLLRAPMEEILAIQGIGEKTAEKLIEEAKELQERRGRELAEEAARAAAAASEQAILADAAGEETRPVAEEAPAQEGVLGAPEEAPTEGEPAEAAQQENSGGDTQDETRSDAS
- the infB gene encoding translation initiation factor IF-2; the encoded protein is MPVKKRRVYEVAKDMGMSSEALVHILKSLSVEVKSHMSSVGDDVVDQVRSKLAREKEAVKEEEARKREKAILAAKAEAERRGSPPGRGPGVAFKLGGKAGKKKKRAVDEKLIRASVKRTLAEMDGSKRRHHRREREEGVAVGVEEAPRLIRVSEFISVAELAGQMEVKPQEVIQVCMQLGIMANINRRLDKDSIMAVADEFGYGVEFVSELGEEEVEVAEETGVLKPRPPVVTIMGHVDHGKTSLLDYIRKTNVIAGEAGGITQHIGAYEVELPRGQKITFLDTPGHEAFTAMRARGAQATDIVVVVVAADDRVMPQTIEAIDHARAANVPIIVAINKIDLPGANVDLVRQDLAKQNLLPEEWGGKTIAVPISAKLGTGVDRLLEMILLQSEILELKADPNKPARGVVIESRVEQGRGIVATVLVQKGTLRGGDAFVAGAQSGKVRAMNNERGGRVPEAGPSTPVEVLGWSGAPQAGDTFAAMADEREAREVAAKRAQLQREQEFRLHKHVTLTDLYSQIQSGSVGELLVVLKGDVDGSVEALEDSLTKLTTEEVKLRVIHRGVGQISESDVLLATASNAVIIGFHVKPDPKATELAGKEKVDVRLYEIIYEAVADVKDAMSGLLKPEIRETVLGSAEVRQIFNTTKAGTIAGCKVVSGAIQRSARARLLREGSSVWDGKIDSLRRFKDDVREVAAPLECGIGLEGRDDVKVNDMIEAYVLEEFARRLT